The window TATTCAACTGCACCTCTGCAGTTCTTAAGGCAACAAAACCCGGCATGGTAAAGCCTTCATAAAGTGCCCTGGCCATTTTTTCATAGCTGTCATACTTGAACCAGGATAGGTAAGCCTCTGGTCCCGGACCATCGAAGCACTCACTTACAAGGATGATGCTGCCTCCATCCCTTGCAGCATAATATGCATTGTCCAGGGTTTTAATGGATTGATAAAGCTGTATATCCTTGGGGTATCCGCCGCTGCTTGCTATTACCACATCCGCCCTTTTAGCTATTGGAATTCCAAAGGCCTCCTCCACAATTTTTGTGCCTTCTAGGTGGGCAGCTCTCCAGTGGCCTGCTGTAATGCCTATAAATTCCTTTTTCTCATTTACAACCACATTAAGGAGGAAGTCTGGATCTACCATGGCTGCCGCTTCATCCATATCCTGGGCAACAGGATTGCCGTCTAATATTCCTGTGCCAATCTGCCCTGGCCCTGCCTTTATGGCCAGACCATGGTTTTCTTGAATGGTAGTATAGCCACTTACACCAGGTGCCAGGCTCTTTCTGCCGCCTCCAAAGCCAGCCAATAGATGGTAGCAGATTCCCCCGGTAATAATAACCCTGTCTGCTTCATGCACCTGGCGATTAAGATAGACATTAGTCCCCCTGCTGGTCACACCAAGAGATACAAGATCATCGGCAAAGCAGTCATGGTCAAAGATTTTCACACGTTCCAGGACCTCTTCTCCAACTATAAGCCTGTGCTCTTCCCTGGATTGCTCCCTATGGTCACCAGTGGACATGACAAGGGATATATCTTCATCTGGTATTCCCAATTTATTAAGCTCATTTATTAGTACTGGCAGAAAATCATAACTGCGAACCCACAGTCGTGTTACATCACTAACAACTATAACCACCTTTTCTCCTTTATTAAAAATATCTTTAAAAGGCCTGGTGCCTGTAGGATGCTCCAGCTTATGAAGAATATGCTCTTTAAAGTCTTTAACTGGCGTTAATGGATTAGCAGTTATATAGTTAATTTCCATTTCATCAGGAAGGCTAAAGTGTTCCTCACTCTTACCATAGGGTACTGATAGATTTATCATGTTTTCTTTTCACCTCATTTCTTTTTAAAATTCCTTACATCATTTAATGGCTTTTGCTAACAGCTCTGCTGTATGCATGACCTTTATATCTAGACCTTTTTGTGTCAAGCCATCATTAATATGCATCATACAGGCAGGACAGCCTGTAACAAGGGTGTCTGCACCAGTATGGGCAATATCCTCTGTTTTTCTAGTGTTTATTTTCATGGATAAATCATAATAGCTCAGGCTGAAGCTTCCTGCACTTCCACAGCAGTAGCCTGGGTTTTTCATCTCTTTAAGCTTGAGACCAGGTACACGTGCCATGAGCTGACGGGGCTCACTTTTAACCCCCTGCCCCCTTGTCAAATGGCAGGATTCATGGTAGGTGACAATATTATTTAGCTCCTTTAAATCCATATCCATCCCTATATCTGCCATGAACTTTGAAAAGTCAACAGCCTTTTGACTTACAATCCTGGCCTTTTCCAGGTATTCAGGACTATCCTTTAGATACTCCAAATACTCTTTTTTAAGTGAAAGGCCGCAAGAGCCGCAGGCAGTAATTATAGCATCTACCTTTAAATTGTATAATGTATCTATGGTCTGCTTCATTAACAGCTTTGCAGTCTCAGTATCGCCACTTGTATAGACTGGCGTGCCGCAGCAATGTTGTTTTGTGGGAATCAATATATTTACTTTGTTCTTTTCAAGGACCTTTACTACAGCTTCTCCAACCTCAGGGTAAACATAGTTTATCATGCAGCCAGTAAAAAAAGCTGCTGTAGCTTTTGCACCTGGGCTTTCAAACCTTGCCGGACTGCCTGCTCTAAAGGATTTACCAGCTAAAGGCTTTAAAACCCTGCGTTTATCCAGTCCCATGGGTATCCTTGGCAGCATGCCCTGACCATTATTGGTCCTTTTAAATAATACACCCTGCACCAGGGAGCTCATATTTAAACCCAGATTGAATAATCTTGGATTTTTTAGGCCTAGTTTAAA of the Desulfitibacter alkalitolerans DSM 16504 genome contains:
- the larA gene encoding nickel-dependent lactate racemase gives rise to the protein MINLSVPYGKSEEHFSLPDEMEINYITANPLTPVKDFKEHILHKLEHPTGTRPFKDIFNKGEKVVIVVSDVTRLWVRSYDFLPVLINELNKLGIPDEDISLVMSTGDHREQSREEHRLIVGEEVLERVKIFDHDCFADDLVSLGVTSRGTNVYLNRQVHEADRVIITGGICYHLLAGFGGGRKSLAPGVSGYTTIQENHGLAIKAGPGQIGTGILDGNPVAQDMDEAAAMVDPDFLLNVVVNEKKEFIGITAGHWRAAHLEGTKIVEEAFGIPIAKRADVVIASSGGYPKDIQLYQSIKTLDNAYYAARDGGSIILVSECFDGPGPEAYLSWFKYDSYEKMARALYEGFTMPGFVALRTAEVQLNKTVYLVSSLEREVVERVGMRPVSSIDEGLKIIQEKQQVKSVHIMPHGSITYPIVK
- a CDS encoding (Fe-S)-binding protein, giving the protein MVAELEREVIRCIKCGACQSVCPIYKELKTEASVARGKVGLIRAVIKGDMDMTETLSERMYWCLLCKACVESCPSGVKVDSLVVGARSELVNRKGLPLVKKAIFKLGLKNPRLFNLGLNMSSLVQGVLFKRTNNGQGMLPRIPMGLDKRRVLKPLAGKSFRAGSPARFESPGAKATAAFFTGCMINYVYPEVGEAVVKVLEKNKVNILIPTKQHCCGTPVYTSGDTETAKLLMKQTIDTLYNLKVDAIITACGSCGLSLKKEYLEYLKDSPEYLEKARIVSQKAVDFSKFMADIGMDMDLKELNNIVTYHESCHLTRGQGVKSEPRQLMARVPGLKLKEMKNPGYCCGSAGSFSLSYYDLSMKINTRKTEDIAHTGADTLVTGCPACMMHINDGLTQKGLDIKVMHTAELLAKAIK